The following proteins are encoded in a genomic region of Hirundo rustica isolate bHirRus1 chromosome 3, bHirRus1.pri.v3, whole genome shotgun sequence:
- the MAP1LC3C gene encoding microtubule-associated proteins 1A/1B light chain 3C, giving the protein MRAAPGAQPDRPFKLRKSLATRREEVAGIRAKFPTKIPVIVERYHKEKYLPLLDKTKFLVPEELTMAQFITIIRSRMALTATQAFYLLVNNKSLASMSLTMAEVYRDYKDEDGFVYMTYASQEMFGCLLPTAQGKTTECFQKT; this is encoded by the exons ATGCGAGCGGCGCCCGGGGCGCAGCCGGACCGGCCCTTCAAGCTCAGGAAGAGTCTCG CCACCCGGCGGGAAGAAGTAGCAGGGATCCGAGCCAAGTTCCCGACAAAAATCCCG GTAATTGTTGAGAGATACCATAAAGAGAAATACCTTCCTCTCTTGGACAAAACCAAGTTTCTTGTTCCCGAGGAGCTGACCATGGCACAGTTCATAACCATCATCAG AAGCAGGATGGCTCTAACAGCTACACAAGCTTTCTACCTGCTGGTGAACAACAAAAGCCTAGCCAGTATGTCCTTGACAATGGCAGAAGTGTACAGGGACTACAAAGATGAAGATGGCTTTGTGTATATGACCTATGCTTCCCAAGAGATGTTTGGATGCTTATTACCCACTGCCCAAGGGAAAACTACGGAATGCTTTCAGAAAACTTAA